The Glycine soja cultivar W05 chromosome 6, ASM419377v2, whole genome shotgun sequence genome has a window encoding:
- the LOC114415282 gene encoding serine/threonine-protein kinase PEPKR2-like, with protein sequence MRKKRKGSKTDGSADLAVILAPNHGSASSNLKSHYSLEDCCRLKKRCCKEEDADTEPATSFTRRLAGIATAPPCGTSSLITPGRGLKRKIGCIDVATQMGRKKKIEDDYVSGETIGQGKFGSVWLCRSKVSGAEYACKTLKKGEETVHREVEIMQHLSGHSGVVTLQAVYEEAECFHLVMELCSGGRLIDGMVKDGLYSEQRVANVLKEVMLVIKYCHDMGVVHRDIKPENILLTASGKIKLADFGLAMRISEGQNLTGLAGSPAYVAPEVLLGRYSEKVDIWSAGVLLHALLVGSLPFQGDSLEAVFEAIKTVKLDFQNGMWKSISKPAQDLIGRMLTRDISARISAEEVLRHPWILFYTANTLKMLPIKTKLKNQIGATCQQLVAVREPRLGGNRIDNYSLSEGSSSESCYSDDQDECVLIDVLASAISHVRISEPKRSRVCGPTGPIVQQGSSNMKPNNLCKAF encoded by the exons ATgaggaagaaaaggaaaggaagcAAAACTGATGGGTCTGCGGATCTGGCTGTTATTTTGGCTCCTAATCATGGCTCTGCTTCGTCGAATTTGAAGTCCCATTACTCGCTGGAAGATTGTTGTAGGCTGAAGAAGAGGTGTTGTAAGGAGGAGGATGCTGACACTGAGCCGGCTACTTCCTTTACGAGGAGGCTTGCTGGCATTGCTACTGCCCCACCTTGTGGGACGTCGTCTTTGATCACGCCGGGGAGAGGGCTCAAGAGGAAGATAGGTTGCATTGATGTTGCTACCCAGATGGGCAGGAAGAAGAAGATCGAGGATGATTATGTTTCTGGGGAGACAATCGGGCAAGGCAAGTTCGGGTCTGTTTGGTTGTGTAGGTCAAAGGTTAGTGGAGCTGAATATGCGTGTAAGACCCTGAAGAAAGGGGAGGAGACGGTTCATCGAGAGGTTGAGATCATGCAACACTTATCCGGACATTCTGGGGTTGTTACACTGCAAGCTGTTTATGAGGAAGCTGAATGCTTTCATCTTGTGATGGAACTGTGCTCTGGTGGTCGGCTCATCGATGGGATGGTTAAGGATGGTCTGTATTCGGAACAGCGGGTTGCTAATGTACTCAAGGAAGTGATGTTGGTCATCAAGTATTGTCATGACATGGGAGTTGTGCACAGAGATATCAAACCCGAGAATATTCTCCTCACTGCATCCGGAAAAATAAAGCTTGCAGATTTCGGCTTGGCCATGAGAATTTCAGAAG GTCAGAACTTGACTGGTTTGGCAGGAAGCCCTGCCTATGTTGCCCCAGAAGTATTGTTAGGCAGATACTCTGAGAAGGTGGATATATGGAGTGCTGGAGTGCTCCTGCATGCTCTGTTGGTTGGCAGTCTTCCATTTCAAGGAGATTCATTGGAAGCAGTTTTTGAGGCTATTAAGACTGTCAAATTAGATTTCCAAAATGGAATGTGGAAATCAATATCTAAACCTGCACAAGACCTTATTGGGAGAATGCTGACAAGGGATATTTCAGCAAGGATATCAGCTGAAGAAGTACTTA GGCATCCATGGATATTGTTCTACACGGCAAATACATTGAAAATGCTGCCcatcaaaacaaaattgaagaacCAAATTGGTGCCACATGCCAACAGCTTGTTGCTGTAAGGGAACCAAGGTTAGGAGGAAATAGGATAGATAATTACTCACTTAGCGAGGGTTCGTCCTCTGAAAGTTGCTATTCAGATGATCAGGATGAATGTGTGTTGATTGATGTGCTTGCCTCTGCAATTTCACACGTGAGGATATCTGAACCAAAGAGGAGCAGGGTGTGTGGTCCCACAGGCCCGATAGTTCAACAAGGTTCATCTAACATGAAGCCTAACAACCTCTGTAAAGCATTTTGA
- the LOC114415280 gene encoding bet1-like protein At4g14600 isoform X1, with product MPPLIDPGLFVFYSLFPFLLFNSISCVNCREGLSTRPVASSDEIQLHIDPGIDFDDEITGLRGQVKKLKNVAEEIGSEVKFQRDFLEQVQMVMIQAQAGVKNNLRRLNKSIVKNGSNNIVHVIAFALVCFFIVYFWSKMSRK from the exons ATGCCGCCCCTTATCGATCcaggtttgtttgttttttactctctctttccctttctcttGTTCAATTCAATTTCTTGCGTGAATTGCAGAGAGGGGCTTAGCACTCGACCCGTTGCATCCTCCGATGAAATCCAATTGCACATCGATCCCGGCATCGACTTCGACGACGAAATCACCGGTCTTCGTGGCCaagttaaaaaattgaaaaat GTTGCTGAAGAGATAGGTTCAGAAGTCAAGTTTCAAAGAGATTTTCTGGAACAAGTG CAAATGGTAATGATACAAGCTCAAGCTGGGGTCAAGAATAACTTAAGAAGATTGAACAAGAGCATCGTCAAAAATGGTTCCAACAATATTGTTCATGTGATTGCTTTTGCATTAGTCTGTTTCTTTATAGTATACTTCTGGTCAAAGATGTCCAGAAAATGA
- the LOC114415280 gene encoding bet1-like protein At4g14600 isoform X2: MSSHSHKGTSFYGDAAPYRSREGLSTRPVASSDEIQLHIDPGIDFDDEITGLRGQVKKLKNVAEEIGSEVKFQRDFLEQVQMVMIQAQAGVKNNLRRLNKSIVKNGSNNIVHVIAFALVCFFIVYFWSKMSRK; encoded by the exons ATGTCTTCCCATTCGCACAAAGGCACCTCCTTCTACGGCGATGCCGCCCCTTATCGATCcag AGAGGGGCTTAGCACTCGACCCGTTGCATCCTCCGATGAAATCCAATTGCACATCGATCCCGGCATCGACTTCGACGACGAAATCACCGGTCTTCGTGGCCaagttaaaaaattgaaaaat GTTGCTGAAGAGATAGGTTCAGAAGTCAAGTTTCAAAGAGATTTTCTGGAACAAGTG CAAATGGTAATGATACAAGCTCAAGCTGGGGTCAAGAATAACTTAAGAAGATTGAACAAGAGCATCGTCAAAAATGGTTCCAACAATATTGTTCATGTGATTGCTTTTGCATTAGTCTGTTTCTTTATAGTATACTTCTGGTCAAAGATGTCCAGAAAATGA